AATGCATTGGAAGAAAGTAGGCCTGGAAGGCTGTAATCTTACTTCTCTTTTGTTACATGCCAGTACTTGAGAATAAGGAGCTTCCTTGTTCGTTTTCGTTTTATTTGGCTGAGCATTAAGCACTACGAAGTAAGAATGACTATAGCATTCATTAATCAGTCATAAGCTGCAAGAGAAGACATAGAAGCCAGAGTCATGTATTTTTTAAGAATGTGCCCGTTTTTTCCCACTCATTGAGTAAACCCCTAGCTCTTGGTCTTTTACTAATACTAAAAAGGGAGGAAAGGCTGCAGTTGAATTGAGGAAGTTCAAGTTAGCAGCTCAATCGGATCCTATATTCATATTCTCCACTCCTTGGGAAGTTAGGGATTCAATTTCACTTTGAAAGGATAGCTTCAAGTTAGAGAAGGGCTATATAGTAGGTCAGTTCCTGCCCTTGATTTATTAGCTGTTAAAGAAAGAGCATTTGATAGATCAGTTAGAGAATGCCTCTTGACCAAAAGGTCTGGTAGTTAGAGTTAGGAAAGCTAGGTTTCAAGGAAAGAGCCTTCGTGACCCATTTTTCTGTCATCATATGGAAGATTGGCCTTAGAAGGGATTAATTATCGATTTGAAGTATGTCACACTTCCCGTCCTAATTCAGCTAAGGTAGTAAAGTCAAGTATGAAAGTAGAAAGCTAGTAAAGTCTTGAAAACAAAAGTCTGTCATTGACTTTCCGAAAATGAAGACTGAGATTGAGTCCAGCTCTCTTCCCTGGTAAGATACTCTATTATCTTATCCATTTTTAGCAGCTAAGTGATCTGTAGGCTCTGCCCGGTAGCTTAGTGAGGTAGCAGCTGTTGATGACTAAGTAACCATTGAATTACCATTGGCCTAAAGCGCGGAAGGGAGAAAAGCCTAAGTCCCAACATAAAAGAACCTTGGGTCACTAAAGACCTTTAACTAATTCCTTGCAAAAAGCCCTGACTTACTCTATTCTGGTAGGGCCAACGATTGAGAAAGTGTTCCGTCGTAAGTGAAATAGCAAACGGGTAGCCGCTCCCCTAATTAGTTGAATCCTGCCCCCGAAAAAGAACGATAGATGCTGTTGAGGTAGGGATTGACTTTGTGGTGGATGGTACTGCAGCGTACAATGCCTTACCTACTAGGTAGAGATTGGATTCACTCCAACCGGTCTATCCCCTCCTCGCTTCATCAATTCTGAGTGTGACAAAAACGAGATTGAGATGGTCCTGTCCTGGCAGACAGCGGACCCTTTACGGTTAACGCTAATCTGGCAGAAGCACAGCTTTCCCACGGGAATGTAGGACCCTTTGGGCTACAGCAGCCAGATGCTGAAGGGAGAGGAGCAAACCGAGCAGGCTTGACCGTGGgaaattctctttctttttaaagAATAAAGTAGGTAGATAGAAGTAGTAGTAGTGCCCGCCGAAGGGCAaatgattcatttagaaaaggaCCCGATACCAAGTGAAAGCACACTTGCGGGCCGGTGTGAGTTAGAAAGTGTTAAGTGAGTCTTTCTTTTGCAATCCCTCTCACCTCGAAAATGAATGATTGATGGAATTTTCATTATGGAATTCTCTGTAAGAGCTGCGGAACTAACTACTCTATTAGAAAGTAGAATTACCAACTTTTACACTAATTTTCAAGTGGATGAGATCGGTCGAGTGGTCTCAGTTGGAGATGGGATTGCACGCGTTTATGGATTGAAGGAGATTCAAGCTGGGGAAATGGTTGAATTTGCCAGCGGTGTGAAAGGAATAGCGTTGAATCTTGAGAATGAGAATGTCGGAATTGTTGTCTTTGGTAGTGATACCGCTATAAAAGAAGGAGATCTTGTCAAACGCACTGGATCCATTGTGGATGTTCCTGCGGGAAAGGCTATGCTAGGGCGTGTGGTCGACGCCTTGGGAGTCCCCATTGATGGAAGAGGGGCTCTAAGCGATCACGAGCGAAGACGTGTCGAAGTGAAAGCACCTGGGATTATTGAACGTAAATCTGTGCACGAGCCTATGCAAACAGGGTTAAAAGCGGTAGATAGCCTGGTTCCTATAGGCCGTGGTCAACGAGAACTGATAATCGGGGACCGACAAACTGGAAAAACAGCTATTGCTATCGATACCATATTAAACCAAAAGCAAATGAACTCAAGGGCCACCTCTGAGAGTGAGACATTGTATTGTGTCTATGTAGCGATTGGGCAGAAACGCTCAACTGTGGCACAATTAGTTCAAATTCTTTCAGAAGCGAATGCTATAGAATATTCCATTCTTGTAGCAGCCACCGCTTCGGATCCGGCACCTCTGCAATTTCTGGCCCCATATTCTGGGTGTGCCATGGGGGAATATTTCCGCGATAATGGAATGCACGCATTAATAATCTATGATGATCTTAGTAAACAGGCCGTGGCATATCGACAAATGTCATTATTGTTACGCCGACCACCAGGCCGTGAGGCTTTCCCAGGCGATGTTTTCTATTTACATTCCCGTCTCTTAGAAAGAGCCGCTAAACGATCGGACCAGACAGGCGCAGGTAGCTTGACCGCCTTACCCGTCATTGAAACACAAGCTGGAGACGTATCGGCCTATATTCCCACCAATGTGATCTCCATTACTGATGGACAAATCTGTTTGGAAACAGAGCTCTTTTATCGCGGAATTAGACCTGCTATTAACGTCGGCTTATCTGTCAGTCGCGTCGGGTCTGCCGCTCAGTTGAAAGCTATGAAACAAGTCTGCGGTAGTTTAAAACTGGAATTGGCACAATATCGCGAAGTGGCCGCCTTTGCTCAATTTGGCTCAGACCTTGATGCTGCGACTCAGGCATTACTCAATAGAGGTGCAAGGCTGACAGAAGTACTAAAACAAGCACAATATGCACCACTTCTCTCTCTTGTGATAAAAGTGGCTCTATCTATGCTTTTAGGGCTCCTCCTCGGGGGTGGGAATCTCGCCTTTTGCAATGAAATCGCTGGGATAGACGGGCCGCCAACTCCGCCGGTTATCCCACATACCACTCCACCGGAAATTCCGCTCGAGTCTAGCGGCTCTGAGTGGATAGAGGGGGACTCCTCGGTGGGTGGGCCCAACAGCCCGGGCTGGACGACGCTTTTGGAGGAGCCAACGAGCTCGTCCGCGTCCTCTGTCCAGGGGCCTGCTGGTAGTTTTTCCCCGGATGCGAGCGATACCGATCCTATACAAGTTGCACTCTTAAAATCAAAGTTACAAACTTTGATTGCAGAACAATTTCTGCATTTCCCAACCAAGGGGCTGCCGAAATATATGCTTTCTGTCCCCTCGGAAGAAGATATAAAACTAGCTTGGGAATGCGCGGGAACCATTCTTGGAAACTTAGAGATACCGGACAAGAAGTCCGAGTATCAAGACTGGCTTTACGGTTTGAACACAAGCCCCGACCTCTTGTGGACCCTTCTTAAGGAATACAAATGAATGACAACACTCGTCGCGCCGAACTAGAGGAGCGCGCGGGGTTTCATTTTGCGGGCTTGGGTGAAAGGGATAAACAAAAGATTTTAGAAGCCCAACTCATTATAGACAGAGCCATTGAAAAGGCTCTGCTCAAAAACCATTATTTATTCCCGGGATGAGCTAAACAAAAGACATGAAATTCGGGGGTTTTTGTTCTACCCGAGGGGCCGCCTTCTTCCTTTGAAGAAATACAAGGACTCTTTTTAAGATAAGTTAAATGTGCTACGCTCTTTAGCGAACCCTACAAGCGCATTATGGATGCCCTCTCTAACTCGGAGCTGGAGTTAACAAACATGAGACCCCTCAAAAGATGGCAGTTAAATCGATGGAGATAGTGTGGGCATGGAGGGGGGAGAGAAGGTGAAGTGCTACCTGGGCTTGGCTGGCTTGATTGCCGTTGGTGGTTGTGGCgggaaagaatgagggaaaaggTAAAAAATAGAATTAGTAGTAGATAAAGCACTGCTTTCTATGCTATGATGTAAAGGATATGTGAGTTTCAAATTCTTGCCGGGGGTTGTAGTTTTTATTTGAGCCCTCAAATAAGAACGAGGCCCGTCCCAGAAATGGGGCGGGGAAGGAGAAGTGGGCATGTGGGTCTCCTTCACTTTACTATTTAGGTTAGTTTATCCCACTACGAACGAAAGAGCTCTGCGGCGAGCGAAAGGGAATGTGGCACTCGTGGACCTGATCCATGGTTACTTCGTTATCAGATTTCACCAGGAGGAAGATATGAGGGATGAAGGCCTGGACCGGAGTACCATGGAAAATAAACAACCTCAATATCAGGTTCTTATCTTAAAAGGTGGACGGAGTAAGTAGGATGAGGCGGCCGGAAACAGCAGTATTGCATAAGGCTCCGGCTTCGATAATCTTTCCTGGACTCAATTATTTCGAAAAAAGGCGACCGGATATTATTGATTCTTTAGCTAGCCGAATGGGGAATCCGATCATTTTCTTCATATGGAGCAGAGAAGACGGCTTTGAATGAATGGTAATGAGTATCTATTCTACTAAATAAAATATAGCTAAGTAAAGGCAACTTAGTGGATCATACCTATTTTCCATGGCTATAGCTAGCAGCAAAGTTTTGGATCTCTAAAATAGGCCGTGAATCTTGAAAGAGAGGATTCTGCCCATGTCCTTCCTCCGATGGCATACAATTACGGATTCTTAAGCTAGGAGAAGCATCAAAAGCAATCTGGGATATCCTTTCATTTCAATTAGAAGTCTTTATGCCTCTAGATTCTAAATTGGGGGAGGGTTATGCATCAACTAAGAAAGTATGGCATCAGTCGAATCGAAATCGAAGATGGACAGTGAATCAACAGAATAGGCTTCATGCCAACTCGGAAGAGAAGGAGCTGTTGTTGCCTTAACTTTAGAGTTCTGGATAGATGAAATTCTTTTTTTAAGAAGTTTCGTGTAAAGGAGAGAAGGAATAGAGGCGACAGACAACTAGTCGAAGGGAAGGCTAGAAGCGGAAACCTGTAGGCTAGATGACCTAGCAGAGACCAATCCAACTAAGGAAACCCATCAT
The window above is part of the Arachis hypogaea cultivar Tifrunner unplaced genomic scaffold, arahy.Tifrunner.gnm2.J5K5 arahy.Tifrunner.gnm2.scaffold_131, whole genome shotgun sequence genome. Proteins encoded here:
- the LOC114927291 gene encoding ATP synthase subunit alpha, mitochondrial-like, with protein sequence MIDGIFIMEFSVRAAELTTLLESRITNFYTNFQVDEIGRVVSVGDGIARVYGLKEIQAGEMVEFASGVKGIALNLENENVGIVVFGSDTAIKEGDLVKRTGSIVDVPAGKAMLGRVVDALGVPIDGRGALSDHERRRVEVKAPGIIERKSVHEPMQTGLKAVDSLVPIGRGQRELIIGDRQTGKTAIAIDTILNQKQMNSRATSESETLYCVYVAIGQKRSTVAQLVQILSEANAIEYSILVAATASDPAPLQFLAPYSGCAMGEYFRDNGMHALIIYDDLSKQAVAYRQMSLLLRRPPGREAFPGDVFYLHSRLLERAAKRSDQTGAGSLTALPVIETQAGDVSAYIPTNVISITDGQICLETELFYRGIRPAINVGLSVSRVGSAAQLKAMKQVCGSLKLELAQYREVAAFAQFGSDLDAATQALLNRGARLTEVLKQAQYAPLLSLVIKVALSMLLGLLLGGGNLAFCNEIAGIDGPPTPPVIPHTTPPEIPLESSGSEWIEGDSSVGGPNSPGWTTLLEEPTSSSASSVQGPAGSFSPDASDTDPIQVALLKSKLQTLIAEQFLHFPTKGLPKYMLSVPSEEDIKLAWECAGTILGNLEIPDKKSEYQDWLYGLNTSPDLLWTLLKEYK